The nucleotide window CTCGAGGCACTCTCGAACTGCGTCGTCGCCGGCGAGATACCAGCAGGCGAACGTAAGCGCGGTGGCGCTCGTCTCGTGGCCGGCGACGAGGAGGGTGACGAGCTGGTCACGGACGGTCTCGGGGTCCATCCGGGTGCCGTCGGGGTACTCCGCCCTCGCGAGCAACGAGAGGAGATCCCCACCGTTCGCTTCCGCCTCGCGTCGCTGAGCGACCAGCCTCGAGACGAGGGCGTCGAGATCGGCCATCGCGCGCTCGTACGCCGGTTCCGCCGGCGTCGGAATCCACGAGGGCAAGATCGTGCGGAGCGCGAAGCCGCGAGGACTGGCGTAGGTCGACAGCGCGCGGGTCGCCCGTCTGACCGTGGCCGCCCGCTCGTCGTCGAACTCGAGGTCGAATAACGTCTTCGTGAGCACCCGGAGGGTGAACGTCGAGAGCGGGTCTCCCACGTCGACGATGTCGCCGTCGTCCCAGCCGTCGGCGAGCGCCGCGGCCTCCGCGACCATGGAGTCGGCGTACGCTTCGATTCGGTCTGGCGTGAACCACGACTGGAGGACGGTTCGCTGGCGACGCCAGCGCTCGCCCTCGGTGAACACCACGCCATCAGGAGCGATGCGGTCGCCGAACTCCCTGTCCAGTTCGCCTTTCCGGAACTCGTCGCTGCGCGAGACCAGGACCTGTTCGACGACCTCGGGGTCGAAAACAGCGGCCATATCGGCGCCGAACGCCTCGTAGGCCACGACGTCGCCGCGCTCGCGTGCCGCCTCTGTGAACGCAAGCGCGTCACGCATGATCGAGAGCGAGCTCCCGACCACCGGTACCCCGTCGAGTCGTGGCGGTGTCGTCACCTCGAGGTCGTGCGTTGCGTCGACCGTCCGCGAGCGTGAATCGCTCATACTCGAGCAATGGATCGATACGACTGTCGCCGTTTCCGCGAAGCACTGAACGTCATTATACCAGCCGACGAACGACCAGGTATGCACTCGGCGGATCTCACCCTGCGACTCCCGCAGTCGATGCAACTCCCGACGCCCGATGCAGACGCCGTCTACCGAGAGGAGCTGCTGTCTTGGGACATCGACACCGGTAGCGAAACACTGCGGTTTCTCTCGCGATTCGTCGGTGATCCCGAAGCGGCCCGCGACGCAGCCGCCGACCTCGAGATCGTCCACCGGTACGAACTCACGCCCGTCGGCGAAGGGACGTACTACGGCTACGCGGTGTTGAATCTCCGTACCGTCGACGCGACGCTGATGGGAATCTTCGACGAACTCGGGCTCGTGATCGTCCCGCCGATCGTCTACACCGGCCGGCAAACGGCACAGCTCAGCATCCTCGGCGAACCGGACGCGTTAGCGGGCGTCCTCGAGCGCGTTCCCGACGACGTCGGCGTCGAGGTCGAGCGTGTCAGTGAGCACCGACAGCGAACCGAAACGCTCGCCGGGAGGGTAACCGGCCGCCAGTTCGAGGCACTCGAGACGGCTCGAGACCTCGGCTACTACGACGTCCCGCGGACGGCATCGCTGGCGAGGGTCGCCGACGACCTCGGCTGTTCGGAGAGCGCGGCGTCGACGCTGCTTCGCACTGCCGAGTCAGCGCTCGTCGACGCGGCACTCGGACGATGAGCACCTAAACCGATTTCTCGTAGACGGATTCCTCGAGGCCGTCGGCCAGATCCGTCTCCCGCGTCGCGACGTGTTCGAATCCGGCAGCTTCGGAAAACGAAATCCCGCGCTCGTTGTCGGCGAGGACGGCCAGGCGCAGCCGATCGAACGTGTCGCCGAGACTCGCCTCGAGCGCCTCAAGTAGTGCGGTCCCGACACCCTCACCCCACACGTCCGGTCGGACGTAGAGTCGAGTCAGATATCCCACAGCGACGTCCTCGGGCCACGGGACGACCTGTACGAAGCCGCGACAGTCGCTCGCGAACCCGTCGCCGGTGGCGGCGTCGCTACCCTCGGCGACCAGAAAGACAGCGTCAGCGCGGCCACTCGCGTCGCTGATCGACGACTCGAGGTCGCCGATCGCGTACCACTCGTCGACGATATCGTCGACGCGGTCGGCACCGAGGAGATCGTCGTACGCGGCGTGCCAACTCTGGCGCGCTGTCGCGTGGACGGCCCAGATATCGTCGACGGTCGCCTGTCGGACCGCTTGGGTCACGCGTGTCCCTATCATACCGGGAGGGAAAAGGACATGGCCAGCCGTTGACTGGTTGTACGGATACTGATATGATGGGAAGATATGAACGAGAGATAGTTGTTTCAGCGCCGTTATCGTACTGATGAGAGCGATTACTCGATTTACTTAATGGTATGGATATTGGAATGTACGTTGAGAGCGTGGTCGGGATGGTCGCCGGCCGTTGTGCCGAACGGGGCCGAGAGCGCCACCGATCGGCTCACTCGATCTCGATGTGATGGCCGTCGTCGTCGCGGTCGTCGTCGACGATCGGCAGGTGCACCTCGAGGACGCCGTTGTGATAGCTGGCGGTGATCTCGTCGGTGACGATCGCTTTCGGGATGGGGACCTGGCGTCCGACCCGACGCGAGCGGACGGATCGGTAGGCGTCGGAGCCTTCCTCGACGTCGGTCTGGGCTCGGATCGACAGCACCCCGTCGTCGAACGTGAGTTCGATGTCCGACTTTTCGAACCCCGGCAGGTCCATCACGTAGACGTAGCGATCGCCCTCGTCCTCGAGGGTCGCAGCCGTGTCGTCACCGACCATCGACGGCATCATCTCGTGTTCACTCCCGCGCTCGAGGGCGGGGCCGAAACCCGGCGTGTCGAACTCGGACAGCCAGGCCGATCGGAGCTGGTCGAAGGCGCGGTCCATCTCGCGGAACATGCGATTCATCTCATCGAAGGATCTCATGGATATTCGGAGATCCATAGGCGACTGGTAATAATAAGGATTGCTGGCTGTTGGTTAGCACACGAAAACAGCTATTTGGCGTAAATATCGTCGGTTCCAGTCCACACGTCTCGACGCGTTGGGTTCGCGACTCCGAAAGCGGTTCGGCACGCGGTCGTGTCGGCGGCGTCCAGCGGCTGACTACCGGATGCGTGCGCCGACGACGGCGAGCAGCGCGCTGATCGCGGCGGCAACGCCGAACCCGGGCACGCTGTCACTCTCGCTCCCGTCAGCGTCGTCTTCGGTGTCGCCCTGAATCGCAACCTCGCGCTCCGAGAAGTGATCGACTGCGACGAGCACGTCAGCGGCCGCCGACGCCTCGCTCGAGTGGGTCACCATGTATCGCGGCTCCTCGCCGATCCCGCCCTCGAGGTCGCTGTACGAATCGGCTTCGACGGCAGCCTCGCCGTCGACGGTCACCGCGAGGTCGTCGGCGCTGTCGGCGGCCTCGAGCGCGGCCTCGGAGACGGAGACGATGACGATCGTCCCCTCGTGCTGGGCGCGCTTGACGACCATCTCGAGGCGATCTTCGCCGTTGCGCTGTGCCTCGACGGCGATGTCCTGACCGTAGGTGGCGACATCGGCGACGCGGTCGCCGTCGGCCTCGGCGGCGTAGACTTCAGCGGTTGCCGTTCCGTCGGCGATCAGTCGTTCCTGTTCGACAGCGTCGTCGTCGTGCTCGTCGTCGGCATAGGAGCGAAAGACGAGCGTCGACTCGCGCTCGAGGTCGGCCGTCACGTCGCCGTTATCGGTAACGGCGACCTCGCCGTCGCCGGCCACGAGGAGGACGCCGGTTCGGTCACCGCTGTCGACGGTGACGCGGTCGCCCTCGTCGCTGACCTCGGCGGTGCTGTCCTCGGAGAGATTCAGCTGGACGTACTGGGCTTCCTCGCCAGCGTCGACGGTCAGGATGCCGCGTTCGGTGTCGTGTGCCGCCAGCGAGGCCGATCCCTCGGTGGCGATCTCGGCCCGGGTCTCGGTCTGGGCTGCGATCTCGAGGCCGATTCCGGAGAGATTCGTCACGGCCGAGAGACCGACGTCAGCGCCGATCCCAGTCTGGCTGTGATGGTCGCGTTGGGACTCGACGGTCACGTTCTCGAACACCGACTGGCCGCCGACCCGGTAGTCGACGATGGCATTACTCGCGGTGTCGAACGCGACGTGGGTGCCGGCGTAGGCGTCGGCCTGTCCGTTCGTCATCGCATCCGATTCGACGGTCTGTGACGTGCCCACGACACCGCCAACGGCGGCGACTGGCAAGGTCGCCGTCGTGACGAGCACTGCGAGCACAACGGCTACAGTTCGGGTCATCGTATCCGGACCATTGGAGACGCTTATAAAGTAGCTTCTGACAAAACCGTCCAAACGTCCTGCCAGTACACGATTCGACGCCCGCGATCGTATCAACAAAACATACGATCAGCGCCGATTGCCGGTGAGCGTTGACCGCCACTCGTGCTTGAGGGCGTGAGATGCGCGCCCCGTCTCAGTTCCCGGCATCCGACGCCGGCGTGAGGTATGCAAGCGCCTCGCCGCGCTCGAGTTCCGCGTCTTTCTCGAGGACGATCTCGTCGACGGTCCCGCTCGTCGGGGCGGCGACCTCGACGTCGATCTTCTCGACCTGAAACGTACACAGGTGGTCGCCCTCGGCGACCTGACTGCCCTCGCTGACGAACCACTCGAGGACGAGTCCCTCGTTTTCGTCCGCGTCGGCCGGCCAGAAGTCGGCCGAATCGAGCGCCACGCGCGATTCGTCGGCACTCATGACTGGGTGTTCCGAATCGCGTTTTCGATGTCGTCGCTATCCGGGAGCACCCTGTTCTCGAGCGGGCGCGCGTACGGCAGCGGGACGTCCGGAACGGCGAGCCGTTCGACCGCCTCGAGAGCGTCCGGCTCGGCCTCGACGACGCGGGTGATGACTTCGCCGGTGAGACCGAACGAGCGGTAGTCCTCGTCGACGACGACGAGTCGGCCGGTCTTTTTGACCGACTCGAGAACCGTCGCCTCGTCCAACGGAACGAGCGTCCGGAGGTCAATCACCTCGACGTCGATGCCATCGTCGGCGAGTTCCGCGGCGGCCTCCATCGCGCGGTGGACGTGCAAGCCGAGCGTGACGACGGTGACGTCGGTCCCCTCGCGCTTGACGTCGGCCTGCCCGAACGGGATGGTGTAGGGCTCCTCGGGAACGGGTGTCTTCGGGCCGTCGGGGGCCGGCATCCAGCCGATCCCCATCAGGCGCTTGTGGAACATGTAGACGACTGGGTCATCATCCCGGATGGCGTTGTGCATCAGCCCCTTGGCGTCGTAGGCTGTCGAGGGAACGACGACTTTCATTCCCGGGAGGTGGGCGAAGGTGCCATACAGCGTCTGGGAGTGTTGGGCCGCGTCGCTGTAGGTGCCGCCGACGGCCGTCGTCAGGACCATCGGGACGCTCACGTTCGCCCCGCTCATGTAGGTGTTTTTGGCCATCTGGTTGTAGAGCTGGTCCATACAGACGCCGAAGAAGTCGACGAACATCAACTCGGCAATCGGTCGCATCCC belongs to Natronorubrum aibiense and includes:
- a CDS encoding GNAT family N-acetyltransferase, whose protein sequence is MTQAVRQATVDDIWAVHATARQSWHAAYDDLLGADRVDDIVDEWYAIGDLESSISDASGRADAVFLVAEGSDAATGDGFASDCRGFVQVVPWPEDVAVGYLTRLYVRPDVWGEGVGTALLEALEASLGDTFDRLRLAVLADNERGISFSEAAGFEHVATRETDLADGLEESVYEKSV
- a CDS encoding helix-turn-helix domain-containing protein — protein: MHSADLTLRLPQSMQLPTPDADAVYREELLSWDIDTGSETLRFLSRFVGDPEAARDAAADLEIVHRYELTPVGEGTYYGYAVLNLRTVDATLMGIFDELGLVIVPPIVYTGRQTAQLSILGEPDALAGVLERVPDDVGVEVERVSEHRQRTETLAGRVTGRQFEALETARDLGYYDVPRTASLARVADDLGCSESAASTLLRTAESALVDAALGR
- a CDS encoding Hsp20/alpha crystallin family protein; the encoded protein is MRSFDEMNRMFREMDRAFDQLRSAWLSEFDTPGFGPALERGSEHEMMPSMVGDDTAATLEDEGDRYVYVMDLPGFEKSDIELTFDDGVLSIRAQTDVEEGSDAYRSVRSRRVGRQVPIPKAIVTDEITASYHNGVLEVHLPIVDDDRDDDGHHIEIE
- a CDS encoding lipoyl domain-containing protein, giving the protein MSADESRVALDSADFWPADADENEGLVLEWFVSEGSQVAEGDHLCTFQVEKIDVEVAAPTSGTVDEIVLEKDAELERGEALAYLTPASDAGN
- a CDS encoding PGF-CTERM sorting domain-containing protein codes for the protein MTRTVAVVLAVLVTTATLPVAAVGGVVGTSQTVESDAMTNGQADAYAGTHVAFDTASNAIVDYRVGGQSVFENVTVESQRDHHSQTGIGADVGLSAVTNLSGIGLEIAAQTETRAEIATEGSASLAAHDTERGILTVDAGEEAQYVQLNLSEDSTAEVSDEGDRVTVDSGDRTGVLLVAGDGEVAVTDNGDVTADLERESTLVFRSYADDEHDDDAVEQERLIADGTATAEVYAAEADGDRVADVATYGQDIAVEAQRNGEDRLEMVVKRAQHEGTIVIVSVSEAALEAADSADDLAVTVDGEAAVEADSYSDLEGGIGEEPRYMVTHSSEASAAADVLVAVDHFSEREVAIQGDTEDDADGSESDSVPGFGVAAAISALLAVVGARIR
- a CDS encoding alpha-ketoacid dehydrogenase subunit beta is translated as MSDDGGRQATMSTAMVEAIATEMRESEDVFYMGEDVADYGGIFDSTDGLLSEFGHDRIMDVPISETAYIGAAVGAAQEGMRPIAELMFVDFFGVCMDQLYNQMAKNTYMSGANVSVPMVLTTAVGGTYSDAAQHSQTLYGTFAHLPGMKVVVPSTAYDAKGLMHNAIRDDDPVVYMFHKRLMGIGWMPAPDGPKTPVPEEPYTIPFGQADVKREGTDVTVVTLGLHVHRAMEAAAELADDGIDVEVIDLRTLVPLDEATVLESVKKTGRLVVVDEDYRSFGLTGEVITRVVEAEPDALEAVERLAVPDVPLPYARPLENRVLPDSDDIENAIRNTQS
- a CDS encoding cytochrome P450, yielding MSDSRSRTVDATHDLEVTTPPRLDGVPVVGSSLSIMRDALAFTEAARERGDVVAYEAFGADMAAVFDPEVVEQVLVSRSDEFRKGELDREFGDRIAPDGVVFTEGERWRRQRTVLQSWFTPDRIEAYADSMVAEAAALADGWDDGDIVDVGDPLSTFTLRVLTKTLFDLEFDDERAATVRRATRALSTYASPRGFALRTILPSWIPTPAEPAYERAMADLDALVSRLVAQRREAEANGGDLLSLLARAEYPDGTRMDPETVRDQLVTLLVAGHETSATALTFACWYLAGDDAVRECLERELEAVCDDRDPTIADLPALEYTDAIVDETLRLYPPVTDLYREAVETTTLGGYRISEGTTLQLSVYGIHRDERWWDAPETFRPSRWLEDCDRPEYAYFPFGGGPRHCLGMRFARVELKLALAALARRLEFERVTDSLSPSAGLTLDPGTVELRVKKR